The following are encoded together in the Salvelinus alpinus chromosome 29, SLU_Salpinus.1, whole genome shotgun sequence genome:
- the LOC139559377 gene encoding Na(+)/H(+) exchanger beta isoform X1, with protein MPAFSCAFPGCRRDLLVIVLVVFVGIGLPIEASAPAYQSHGTEGSYLTNVTNTKKAFPVLAVNYKHVRKPFEIALWILLALLMKLGFHLIPRLSGVVPESCLLIVVGLLVGGLIKVIGEEPPVLDSQLFFLCLLPPIILDAGYFLPIRPFTENVGTILVFAVIGTLWNTFFMGGLLYALCQIESVGLGGVDLLACLLFGSIVSAVDPVAVLAVFEEIHVNELVHILVFGESLLNDAVTVVLYNLFEEFSKVGTVTVLDVFLGVVCFFVVSLGGVLVGAIYGFLAAFTSRFTSHTRVIEPLFVFLYSYMAYLSSEMFHLSGIMALIVCGVVMRPYVEANISHKSYTTIKYFLKMWSSVSETLIFIFLGVSTVAGPHAWNWTFVITTVILCLVSRVLGVIGLTFIINKFRIVKLTKKDQFIVAYGGLRGAIAFSLGYLLSNRHQMRNLFLTAIITVIFFTVFVQGMTIRPLVELLAVKKKKESKPSINEEIHTEFLNHLLTGVEGVCGHYGHYHWKEKLNRFNKTYVKRWLIAGENFKEPELIAFYRKMELKQAIMMVESGQLPSALPSTISMQNIQPRAIPRVSKKREEEIRRILRSNLQNNKQKMRSRSYSRHTLFDADEEDNVSEVRLRKTKMEMERRVSVMERRMSHYLTVPANRESPRPGVRRVRFESGFQC; from the exons ATGCCGGCATTCTCGTGTGCCTTTCCTGGCTGTCGCAGGGATCTCCTGGTAATAGTTTTAGTTGTGTTCGTGGGCATTGGATTACCTATTGAAGCCTCCGCCCCTGCATATCAATCGCATGGGACTGAAGGCTCATATTTAACTAATGTAACAAATACTAAAAAGGCATTTCCTGTACTTGCCGTAAATTACAAACACGTACGAAAGCCTTTTGAGATCGCGCTATGGATCCTCCTCGCCTTATTGATGAAACTTG GTTTCCATCTGATCCCGCGTCTGTCTGGCGTGGTCCCAGAGAGCTGCCTGCTGATCGTGGTGGGGCTGCTAGTGGGGGGGCTCATCAAGGTGATCGGAGAAGAGCCCCCAGTACTGGACTCCCAGCTCTTCTtcctgtgcctcctccctccCATCATCCTTGATGCTGGCTACTTTCTGCCGATCCGGCCCTTCACAGAGAATGTGGGCACCATCTTGGTGTTTGCGGTGATAG GTACCCTGTGGAACACCTTCTTTATGGGGGGCTTGCTGTACGCCTTGTGTCAGATCGAGAGCGTCGGTCTGGGCGGAGTTGACCTGCTGGCCTGCCTGCTCTTCGGCTCCATCGTGTCGGCCGTGGACCCTGTGGCCGTGCTGGCTGTGTTTGAGGAGATCCATGTCAACGAGTTGGTTCACATCCTGGTGTTTGGGGAGTCCCTTCTCAATGATGCTGTCACAGTG GTTCTGTACAACCTGTTTGAGGAGTTCTCCAAAGTGGGGACGGTCACCGTATTGGATGTGTTCCTAGGCGTGGTGTGTTTCTTCGTGGTGTCCCTAGGAGGGGTCCTGGTGGGGGCCATCTACGGCTTCTTGGCAGCCTTCACCTCTCGTTTCACCTCTCACACCCGCGTCATCGAACCCCTTTTCGTCTTCCTTTACAGCTACATGGCCTACCTCTCCTCCGAGATGTTCCATCTCTCTGGTATCATGGC TTTGATAGTATGTGGGGTTGTGATGCGGCCCTATGTGGAGGCCAACATATCCCACAAGTCCTACACCACCATCAAGTACTTCCTGAAGATGTGGAGCAGCGTGAGCGAGACGCTCATCTTCATTTTCCTGGGCGTGTCCACGGTGGCAGGGCCGCATGCCTGGAACTGGACCTTCGTCATCACCACCGTCATCCTCTGTCTGGTGTCACGAGTACTGG GTGTGATTGGCCTTACATTCATCATAAACAAATTCCGTATTGTCAAGTTGACCAAAAAGGACCAGTTCATTGTGGCCTATGGTGGCCTGCGAGGGGCCATAGCTTTCTCCCTGGGATACCTGCTGTCAAATAGACACCAAATGAGGAACTTGTTCCTGACAGCAATCATCACTGTCATTTTCTTTACTGTGTTTGTGCAG GGTATGACAATCAGGCCCTTGGTTGAGCTACTTGctgtgaagaagaagaaggagagcaAACCTTCCATCAACGAGGAGATTCACACAGAG TTCCTGAACCATCTCCTCACAGGCGTTGAGGGTGTCTGTGGCCATTATGGGCATTATCACTGGAAGGAGAA GCTTAACCGCTTCAACAAGACCTACGTGAAGAGGTGGCTTATAGCGGGCGAGAACTTTAAGGAGCCTGAGTTGATCGCCTTCTACCGCAAGATGGAGCTGAAGCAGGCTATTATGATGGTGGAGAGTGGCCAGCTGCCCTCAGCTCTGCCCTCCACCATCTCCATGCA GAACATCCAGCCCAGAGCGATTCCACGGGTCTCTAAGAAACGGGAGGAAGAGATCAGAAGGATCCTGAGGTCCAACCTGCAGAACAACAAGCAAAAA ATGCGCAGCAGATCCTACAGCAGACACACTCTGTTTGACGCCGATGAGGAAGACAACGTGAGCGAGGTGCGCCTACGGAAGAcgaagatggagatggagaggagggtcaGTGTGATGGAGAGGAGG ATGAGCCACTACCTCACTGTTCCAGCTAACCGGGAGTCACCTAGGCCTGGGGTCAGGCGAGTCAGGTTTGAATCAG GTTTTCAGTGCTGA
- the LOC139559377 gene encoding Na(+)/H(+) exchanger beta isoform X2 produces the protein MPAFSCAFPGCRRDLLVIVLVVFVGIGLPIEASAPAYQSHGTEGSYLTNVTNTKKAFPVLAVNYKHVRKPFEIALWILLALLMKLGFHLIPRLSGVVPESCLLIVVGLLVGGLIKVIGEEPPVLDSQLFFLCLLPPIILDAGYFLPIRPFTENVGTILVFAVIGTLWNTFFMGGLLYALCQIESVGLGGVDLLACLLFGSIVSAVDPVAVLAVFEEIHVNELVHILVFGESLLNDAVTVVLYNLFEEFSKVGTVTVLDVFLGVVCFFVVSLGGVLVGAIYGFLAAFTSRFTSHTRVIEPLFVFLYSYMAYLSSEMFHLSGIMALIVCGVVMRPYVEANISHKSYTTIKYFLKMWSSVSETLIFIFLGVSTVAGPHAWNWTFVITTVILCLVSRVLGVIGLTFIINKFRIVKLTKKDQFIVAYGGLRGAIAFSLGYLLSNRHQMRNLFLTAIITVIFFTVFVQGMTIRPLVELLAVKKKKESKPSINEEIHTEFLNHLLTGVEGVCGHYGHYHWKEKLNRFNKTYVKRWLIAGENFKEPELIAFYRKMELKQAIMMVESGQLPSALPSTISMQNIQPRAIPRVSKKREEEIRRILRSNLQNNKQKMRSRSYSRHTLFDADEEDNVSEVRLRKTKMEMERRVSVMERRMSHYLTVPANRESPRPGVRRVRFESDNQVFSADSVPTVHFEQPSLPSTPDAVSLDEEVPKRPSLKADIEGPRGNASDNHQGELDYQRLARCLSDPGPNKDKEEDDPFMSC, from the exons ATGCCGGCATTCTCGTGTGCCTTTCCTGGCTGTCGCAGGGATCTCCTGGTAATAGTTTTAGTTGTGTTCGTGGGCATTGGATTACCTATTGAAGCCTCCGCCCCTGCATATCAATCGCATGGGACTGAAGGCTCATATTTAACTAATGTAACAAATACTAAAAAGGCATTTCCTGTACTTGCCGTAAATTACAAACACGTACGAAAGCCTTTTGAGATCGCGCTATGGATCCTCCTCGCCTTATTGATGAAACTTG GTTTCCATCTGATCCCGCGTCTGTCTGGCGTGGTCCCAGAGAGCTGCCTGCTGATCGTGGTGGGGCTGCTAGTGGGGGGGCTCATCAAGGTGATCGGAGAAGAGCCCCCAGTACTGGACTCCCAGCTCTTCTtcctgtgcctcctccctccCATCATCCTTGATGCTGGCTACTTTCTGCCGATCCGGCCCTTCACAGAGAATGTGGGCACCATCTTGGTGTTTGCGGTGATAG GTACCCTGTGGAACACCTTCTTTATGGGGGGCTTGCTGTACGCCTTGTGTCAGATCGAGAGCGTCGGTCTGGGCGGAGTTGACCTGCTGGCCTGCCTGCTCTTCGGCTCCATCGTGTCGGCCGTGGACCCTGTGGCCGTGCTGGCTGTGTTTGAGGAGATCCATGTCAACGAGTTGGTTCACATCCTGGTGTTTGGGGAGTCCCTTCTCAATGATGCTGTCACAGTG GTTCTGTACAACCTGTTTGAGGAGTTCTCCAAAGTGGGGACGGTCACCGTATTGGATGTGTTCCTAGGCGTGGTGTGTTTCTTCGTGGTGTCCCTAGGAGGGGTCCTGGTGGGGGCCATCTACGGCTTCTTGGCAGCCTTCACCTCTCGTTTCACCTCTCACACCCGCGTCATCGAACCCCTTTTCGTCTTCCTTTACAGCTACATGGCCTACCTCTCCTCCGAGATGTTCCATCTCTCTGGTATCATGGC TTTGATAGTATGTGGGGTTGTGATGCGGCCCTATGTGGAGGCCAACATATCCCACAAGTCCTACACCACCATCAAGTACTTCCTGAAGATGTGGAGCAGCGTGAGCGAGACGCTCATCTTCATTTTCCTGGGCGTGTCCACGGTGGCAGGGCCGCATGCCTGGAACTGGACCTTCGTCATCACCACCGTCATCCTCTGTCTGGTGTCACGAGTACTGG GTGTGATTGGCCTTACATTCATCATAAACAAATTCCGTATTGTCAAGTTGACCAAAAAGGACCAGTTCATTGTGGCCTATGGTGGCCTGCGAGGGGCCATAGCTTTCTCCCTGGGATACCTGCTGTCAAATAGACACCAAATGAGGAACTTGTTCCTGACAGCAATCATCACTGTCATTTTCTTTACTGTGTTTGTGCAG GGTATGACAATCAGGCCCTTGGTTGAGCTACTTGctgtgaagaagaagaaggagagcaAACCTTCCATCAACGAGGAGATTCACACAGAG TTCCTGAACCATCTCCTCACAGGCGTTGAGGGTGTCTGTGGCCATTATGGGCATTATCACTGGAAGGAGAA GCTTAACCGCTTCAACAAGACCTACGTGAAGAGGTGGCTTATAGCGGGCGAGAACTTTAAGGAGCCTGAGTTGATCGCCTTCTACCGCAAGATGGAGCTGAAGCAGGCTATTATGATGGTGGAGAGTGGCCAGCTGCCCTCAGCTCTGCCCTCCACCATCTCCATGCA GAACATCCAGCCCAGAGCGATTCCACGGGTCTCTAAGAAACGGGAGGAAGAGATCAGAAGGATCCTGAGGTCCAACCTGCAGAACAACAAGCAAAAA ATGCGCAGCAGATCCTACAGCAGACACACTCTGTTTGACGCCGATGAGGAAGACAACGTGAGCGAGGTGCGCCTACGGAAGAcgaagatggagatggagaggagggtcaGTGTGATGGAGAGGAGG ATGAGCCACTACCTCACTGTTCCAGCTAACCGGGAGTCACCTAGGCCTGGGGTCAGGCGAGTCAGGTTTGAATCAG ACAACCAGGTTTTCAGTGCTGACAGTGTCCCTACTGTCCACTTTGAGCAGCCTTCCCTTCCCAGCACACCTGACGCTGTCAGCCTAGATGAGGAGGTACCCAAGAGGCCTAGCCTGAAAGCAGACATAGAAGGACCCAGGGGTAATGCGTCAGACAACCACCAGGGCGAGCTGGACTACCAGAGACTAGCACGCTGTCTAAGCGACCCCGGTCCCAATAAAGACAAGGAGGAGGACGATCCCTTCATGTCCTGTTAA